A region from the Gemmatimonadales bacterium genome encodes:
- the ispG gene encoding flavodoxin-dependent (E)-4-hydroxy-3-methylbut-2-enyl-diphosphate synthase produces MPLPTRRPTPTTWVGRVPVGSCHPLVVQSMTNTDTADVGATVRQVAALARAGSELVRVTVNNESAAAAVPEIVEGLDRIGVAVPIVGDFHYNGHLLLTAFPACARALAKYRINPGNVGGKRRDEHFGAIIGVAVRNEKPVRIGVNWGSLDQILLTELMDANARSAEPRDAREVTMDAMIESALRSAALAESMGMPHERIILSAKVSGVQDLIDVYRRLATRCDYPLHLGLTEAGMGMKGTVASSAALAVLLNEGIGDTIRVSLTPEPNGDRAEEVRVAQQILQSLGLRSFTPQVTACPGCGRTTSTFFQQMALDIQTYLTERMPVWRAERPGVEELRVAVMGCVVNGPGESKHAHLGISLPGTFEEPKAPVYVDGRLLVTLKGDGIVPEFLAILDEYVATRYGVRDAAAAGATATPSCR; encoded by the coding sequence ATGCCGCTTCCAACCCGCCGTCCGACGCCCACGACCTGGGTCGGCCGCGTGCCCGTTGGCTCGTGCCATCCGCTCGTCGTGCAGTCGATGACCAACACCGATACCGCCGACGTCGGCGCCACCGTGCGCCAGGTGGCGGCGCTCGCGCGCGCGGGCAGCGAGCTGGTGCGGGTGACGGTGAACAACGAGTCGGCGGCGGCCGCCGTGCCCGAGATCGTCGAGGGGCTCGACCGGATCGGAGTGGCCGTGCCCATCGTGGGCGACTTCCACTATAATGGGCACCTGCTGCTCACCGCCTTTCCGGCGTGCGCCCGCGCGCTCGCCAAGTACCGCATCAACCCCGGCAACGTGGGCGGCAAGCGGCGCGACGAGCACTTCGGCGCCATCATCGGCGTTGCCGTCCGCAATGAGAAGCCCGTCCGCATTGGCGTCAACTGGGGGTCACTCGACCAGATCCTCCTCACAGAATTGATGGATGCGAACGCGCGCTCGGCCGAGCCGCGCGATGCGCGTGAGGTGACGATGGACGCGATGATCGAGAGCGCCCTCCGCTCCGCCGCGCTCGCCGAGTCGATGGGCATGCCGCACGAGCGGATCATCCTGAGCGCCAAGGTGTCGGGCGTCCAGGACCTGATTGACGTATATCGCCGGCTCGCCACGCGCTGCGACTACCCGCTGCACCTGGGACTCACCGAGGCCGGCATGGGAATGAAGGGCACGGTGGCGAGCAGTGCCGCGCTTGCCGTCCTGCTCAACGAGGGCATCGGCGACACGATCCGGGTGTCGCTCACGCCGGAGCCGAACGGCGACCGTGCCGAAGAAGTGCGCGTCGCGCAGCAGATCCTGCAATCGCTCGGGTTGCGCAGCTTCACGCCGCAGGTGACGGCCTGTCCCGGCTGCGGCCGCACCACGAGCACCTTCTTTCAGCAGATGGCGCTCGACATCCAGACCTACCTCACGGAGCGGATGCCGGTCTGGCGCGCGGAGCGCCCGGGCGTCGAGGAGCTGCGCGTGGCGGTGATGGGCTGCGTCGTGAACGGCCCCGGCGAATCGAAGCATGCCCACCTCGGCATCTCGCTGCCGGGCACGTTCGAGGAGCCGAAGGCGCCCGTGTACGTGGATGGCCGGCTCCTCGTCACGCTCAAAGGCGACGGGATCGTGCCCGAGTTTCTCGCCATCCTCGACGAGTACGTCGCGACGCGATACGGCGTGCGCGATGCGGCCGCGGCCGGCGCTACCGCGACGCCGTCCTGTCGTTGA
- a CDS encoding peroxiredoxin family protein: MHRSTPLATLRCTLALALLAAAGCATATSSAERSVAEQSGYTPAAFVSGGPEPGRAAPDFNLPWASRDTAGGPDDPYGLWKDRGKVIVLAFYPHDFTHTDSLELATFRDRYDDLFGPDVIVAGVSVDPLATHARFARTLELPFRLLSDPDQAVARRYGSSDTGGIDRRTVFVIGRDGMVVWRAMKFKATDPKAYNELQQAVRAARRG; encoded by the coding sequence ATGCATCGTTCCACGCCCCTCGCCACGCTCCGTTGCACGCTCGCGCTCGCCCTCCTCGCCGCCGCGGGCTGCGCCACGGCCACGTCCTCGGCCGAGCGATCGGTCGCCGAACAGTCCGGTTACACGCCGGCGGCGTTCGTGTCAGGCGGGCCGGAGCCGGGCCGTGCCGCGCCCGACTTCAACCTGCCGTGGGCGAGCCGTGACACCGCCGGCGGTCCGGACGATCCGTACGGCCTGTGGAAGGATCGCGGGAAGGTGATCGTGCTCGCGTTCTACCCGCACGACTTCACCCATACCGACAGCCTCGAGCTCGCCACGTTTCGTGACCGCTACGATGACCTGTTCGGCCCCGACGTGATCGTGGCGGGCGTGAGCGTGGATCCGCTCGCGACGCACGCCCGGTTTGCCCGGACGCTCGAACTCCCCTTCCGCCTGCTGAGCGATCCGGACCAGGCGGTGGCTCGGCGCTACGGCAGCAGCGATACGGGTGGGATCGACCGGCGCACGGTGTTCGTAATCGGGCGCGACGGGATGGTGGTCTGGCGTGCGATGAAGTTCAAAGCGACCGATCCCAAGGCATACAACGAGCTGCAACAGGCCGTGCGCGCCGCGCGCCGTGGTTGA
- a CDS encoding DUF885 domain-containing protein, whose translation MRNLPGAISRAAAQSAAAHVDSLAAAYWQAELGRFPESATIHGFAGPRNARLTDLSPRAAWDARLHELLRAAATVDAERLDPAGRVNLAMLREAASRQLAGRIWRRELWTVDQLNGPQVEFATLAALQPIGTATERAHLLARWRRMGPYLDQHVKNLRTGLDSGYVAARINVERVIDQLDRLLADPPDSSALSAPARRAGRAGAGGFNAAVHATVRRGIYPALRRYREFLRDDYLPRSRTEPGVSGIPSGAACYRALIRVHTSLNLSADSIHRIGLEEVAAIRREMLDVARRRFHSENLDSLLPALPLDTGLTFATRAEAFDTAEQAVARMERKLPELFGRLPRRRVVVQEMPAFEERDAPAAYYFPGTADGSRPGRYLVNTYDPRQRPRYTAEVLAYHEAVPGHHVQIALSQELPLPDFRRYGGGSTALVEGWALYTERLADEAGMYSSDLDRISGASTMRCSQTGRWRCRSWRSRYRPGSRPGGPQVESGDGA comes from the coding sequence TTGCGGAATCTCCCCGGCGCCATCTCGCGGGCCGCAGCACAATCCGCCGCCGCCCACGTGGACTCGCTGGCCGCCGCGTACTGGCAGGCCGAGCTCGGGCGCTTTCCCGAGTCGGCCACGATCCACGGCTTCGCGGGCCCCCGCAACGCCCGGCTCACCGACCTCTCGCCCCGCGCCGCGTGGGACGCCCGCCTGCACGAGCTGCTACGGGCCGCCGCAACGGTGGACGCCGAGCGGCTCGACCCCGCGGGTCGGGTTAACCTTGCCATGCTGCGCGAGGCGGCATCGAGGCAGCTCGCAGGCCGCATCTGGCGGCGCGAGCTCTGGACGGTGGATCAACTGAACGGCCCCCAAGTCGAGTTCGCGACGCTCGCGGCACTCCAGCCGATCGGCACCGCGACGGAGCGGGCCCATCTGCTCGCGCGCTGGCGTCGCATGGGGCCCTATCTCGACCAGCACGTGAAGAACCTCCGCACCGGGCTCGACAGCGGCTACGTCGCGGCCCGGATCAACGTCGAGCGGGTGATCGATCAGCTCGACCGCCTGCTCGCCGACCCGCCCGACTCCTCGGCTTTGTCGGCGCCGGCCCGCCGCGCCGGGCGGGCGGGCGCGGGCGGATTCAATGCCGCCGTCCACGCGACCGTCCGCCGCGGCATCTACCCGGCGCTCCGCCGTTACCGGGAGTTTCTCCGCGACGACTACCTGCCGCGGAGCCGCACCGAGCCGGGCGTGAGCGGCATCCCCTCCGGCGCGGCCTGCTACCGCGCGCTCATCCGGGTCCACACGTCGCTCAATCTTTCGGCCGACTCGATCCACCGGATCGGGCTGGAAGAAGTCGCCGCGATCCGGCGCGAAATGCTCGACGTCGCCCGGCGCCGCTTCCACTCCGAAAACCTCGACTCGCTCCTCCCCGCGCTGCCGCTCGACACGGGCCTCACGTTCGCGACCCGCGCCGAGGCGTTCGACACGGCCGAGCAGGCGGTGGCGCGCATGGAGCGGAAGCTGCCCGAGCTGTTCGGCCGGCTGCCGCGTCGGCGCGTTGTCGTCCAGGAGATGCCGGCGTTCGAGGAGCGCGACGCGCCCGCCGCCTACTACTTCCCCGGCACCGCCGACGGGAGCCGGCCGGGCAGATACCTCGTGAACACCTACGACCCTCGCCAGCGCCCCCGCTACACCGCGGAGGTGCTGGCGTACCACGAGGCGGTGCCGGGTCACCACGTGCAGATCGCGCTGAGCCAGGAGCTGCCCCTCCCCGACTTCCGCCGGTACGGCGGCGGGAGCACGGCGCTGGTCGAGGGATGGGCGCTCTACACCGAGCGCCTGGCAGACGAGGCGGGGATGTACAGCAGCGACCTGGACAGGATCTCCGGAGCTTCCACGATGCGGTGCTCGCAAACGGGGCGCTGGCGCTGCCGGTCCTGGCGGAGCAGGTACAGGCCTGGATCGCGACCCGGCGGCCCTCAGGTGGAGAGCGGTGACGGCGCGTAG
- a CDS encoding amidohydrolase gives MSADATSGILRADRVLTLAPGIVGDAIWWEDGRVRAVGDAAHLNRERRRAGSRRLPEYELPGAVVTPGFVDGHTHFGAWALYRRRVQLAGAVKRAEALRRIQRATPVDGWVLGQGWDANGWERAPDRWALDAVQPGPVFLESVDMHAAWLSSAALGAAGITRDTADPFGGVIVRDGNGEPTGLLKERAVDLALPALPLAHPDRVLEALRAAQAEAHRLGVTGLHDVEGEPVLEAFRRLEAEGALTLRVLFHPPVASLPSLVAAGVRSGAGSEWLAWGGIKLFLDGSLGTRTAWMLGPYEGSRDRGLATSTLEAARAATTTAAAAGISSVVHAIGDAAVRRALDLFDNLPRAAIPHRIEHFQCVHPHDVGRAARLGVVLSMQPAHLLTDIPLVERHWGGGPRGRGAYAFRTLLGTGAALVFGSDVPVASIDPRDGIYAALARRSADGSPANGWHPDERLDFAAALHAYTAAPAAAAGVAARRGTLAAGNDADFVAWEVDGAALQRPAPDAADAFRRAKARLTVVGGRIVMRA, from the coding sequence ATGAGCGCGGACGCGACGAGCGGCATTCTCCGCGCCGATCGCGTGCTCACGCTGGCACCCGGCATCGTCGGCGACGCGATCTGGTGGGAGGACGGCCGCGTGCGCGCGGTTGGCGACGCGGCCCATCTCAACCGTGAGCGCCGCCGCGCCGGGTCGCGCCGCCTTCCCGAGTACGAGCTGCCTGGCGCAGTAGTCACCCCCGGTTTCGTGGACGGCCACACCCATTTCGGTGCTTGGGCGCTCTACCGGCGCCGGGTCCAGCTCGCGGGTGCAGTGAAGCGAGCGGAGGCGCTGCGGAGGATTCAGCGCGCGACCCCGGTGGACGGCTGGGTGCTCGGCCAGGGCTGGGATGCCAATGGGTGGGAGCGCGCGCCCGACCGCTGGGCCCTCGACGCGGTGCAGCCCGGCCCAGTGTTCCTCGAGTCAGTCGACATGCACGCGGCCTGGCTCAGCAGCGCAGCGCTCGGCGCTGCGGGCATCACACGGGACACGGCCGACCCGTTCGGCGGCGTGATCGTACGGGACGGCAACGGCGAACCCACGGGCCTCCTCAAAGAGCGCGCGGTCGACCTGGCGCTCCCCGCACTCCCCTTGGCGCATCCCGATCGCGTGCTCGAAGCCTTGCGTGCCGCGCAAGCCGAAGCGCACCGGCTGGGAGTCACAGGGCTGCACGATGTCGAAGGCGAGCCCGTGCTGGAGGCGTTTCGCCGGCTGGAGGCGGAGGGCGCGCTCACGCTCCGGGTGCTCTTCCATCCGCCGGTGGCCTCGCTGCCGTCGCTGGTGGCGGCCGGGGTCCGGAGCGGCGCGGGCTCCGAGTGGCTCGCGTGGGGCGGCATCAAGCTCTTCCTCGACGGCAGCCTTGGCACCCGGACCGCATGGATGCTCGGGCCCTACGAAGGCAGCCGCGACCGCGGCCTCGCCACCTCGACGCTCGAAGCCGCACGCGCCGCCACGACCACCGCGGCCGCCGCGGGCATTTCGAGCGTGGTTCACGCCATCGGGGACGCGGCGGTGCGCCGGGCGCTCGATCTCTTCGACAACCTGCCGCGCGCCGCCATCCCGCACCGGATCGAGCACTTCCAGTGCGTCCACCCCCACGACGTGGGTCGCGCGGCGCGGCTCGGCGTCGTGCTCTCGATGCAGCCCGCGCACCTCCTCACGGACATTCCGCTGGTCGAGCGCCATTGGGGCGGGGGCCCGCGCGGCCGGGGCGCCTACGCCTTTCGCACGCTGCTTGGCACCGGCGCCGCGCTCGTCTTCGGGAGCGACGTCCCGGTAGCCTCGATCGATCCGCGCGACGGCATTTACGCCGCCCTCGCCCGCCGGTCCGCCGACGGCTCGCCGGCCAACGGCTGGCACCCCGACGAGCGACTCGACTTTGCGGCCGCGCTGCACGCGTACACCGCGGCACCCGCAGCCGCAGCAGGCGTGGCGGCCCGGCGCGGCACCCTCGCCGCGGGCAACGACGCGGATTTCGTCGCGTGGGAGGTGGACGGCGCCGCACTCCAACGCCCGGCGCCCGATGCCGCCGACGCATTCCGCCGCGCGAAGGCGCGACTCACGGTCGTGGGCGGGCGCATCGTGATGCGCGCGTGA
- the pyk gene encoding pyruvate kinase: protein MAPTAIRRTKIVATLGPSWDRPDQMAALLEAGVNVVRINASHGTPELRARWITQLKEVIAARSAQASAAILLDIRGPRIRVGKLPAPMPLVPGQEVVFAPEGIAGPGEIPTTYAGLARDVGKGATILLDDGLLNVEVLESDGERIRGCVRYGGELKANKGMNLPGIEVSAPAVTDADRAEIERAVALGVDYIGVSFVRKKEDIEDVRRLVPRSTWLIAKIEKDTALNQLGPILEAADAIMVARGDLGVELPFEEVPLAQKRVIREANLHGRPVITATQMLESMVHAPRPTRAEASDVANAILDGTDAVMLSAETAVGDYPLEAVQAMTRIARELERHRRGRSPAFDVAVGRRREEMERVHRGDVHGALPTRTEDAIAVAVCAAAELMAAPLIVCFTSSGFTARTVASYRPTVPIFAVTPEPETFRQLALVWGVVPALVDHLPTYDSMLTIARHKLLELKLAEPGERVVVTAGVPFDQPGTTNLLKIEAV, encoded by the coding sequence GTGGCACCGACCGCCATTCGCCGCACGAAAATTGTCGCTACCCTTGGCCCCTCGTGGGACCGGCCCGACCAGATGGCCGCGCTGCTCGAGGCCGGCGTGAACGTCGTGCGCATCAACGCGTCGCACGGGACGCCGGAGCTCCGGGCCCGCTGGATCACGCAGCTCAAGGAGGTCATCGCCGCGCGGAGTGCACAGGCGAGCGCCGCGATCCTGCTCGACATCCGCGGTCCACGCATCCGGGTCGGCAAGCTGCCGGCGCCGATGCCGCTCGTGCCGGGCCAGGAGGTGGTCTTCGCGCCGGAGGGCATCGCCGGGCCGGGCGAGATCCCGACCACCTACGCGGGGCTCGCGCGCGACGTGGGGAAGGGCGCCACGATCCTGCTCGACGACGGCCTGCTCAACGTCGAGGTGCTGGAGAGCGATGGCGAGCGGATCCGTGGCTGCGTGCGCTACGGCGGCGAGCTCAAGGCGAACAAAGGGATGAACCTCCCCGGCATCGAGGTGAGCGCCCCCGCCGTGACCGACGCCGACCGCGCCGAGATCGAGCGCGCCGTGGCACTCGGCGTGGACTACATCGGCGTCTCATTCGTGCGAAAGAAGGAGGACATCGAGGACGTGCGCCGGCTGGTGCCGCGCTCCACCTGGCTCATCGCCAAAATCGAAAAGGACACGGCGCTCAACCAACTCGGCCCCATCCTCGAGGCTGCGGATGCGATCATGGTAGCCCGCGGCGATCTGGGCGTGGAGCTGCCGTTCGAGGAGGTGCCGCTCGCGCAGAAGCGGGTGATCCGCGAGGCCAACCTGCATGGCAGACCGGTCATTACCGCGACGCAGATGCTCGAGTCCATGGTCCATGCCCCGCGGCCCACGCGCGCCGAGGCTTCGGACGTGGCGAACGCGATCCTCGATGGCACCGACGCCGTGATGCTCTCGGCCGAGACGGCCGTGGGCGACTATCCGCTCGAGGCGGTGCAGGCGATGACCCGCATCGCGCGCGAGCTGGAGCGGCACCGGCGCGGGCGGAGCCCGGCCTTCGACGTGGCCGTGGGGCGCCGGCGCGAGGAGATGGAGCGCGTCCATCGGGGCGATGTGCACGGCGCGCTCCCCACCCGCACCGAGGACGCCATCGCCGTCGCCGTGTGCGCGGCGGCGGAGCTGATGGCTGCACCGCTCATCGTCTGCTTCACCAGCAGCGGATTCACCGCGCGCACCGTCGCGTCGTACCGCCCCACGGTGCCGATCTTTGCCGTGACGCCCGAGCCCGAGACCTTCCGCCAGCTCGCGCTCGTCTGGGGCGTCGTGCCGGCGCTGGTGGATCACTTGCCCACCTACGACTCGATGCTCACGATCGCGCGGCACAAGCTACTCGAGCTCAAGCTGGCCGAGCCGGGCGAGCGCGTGGTCGTGACGGCCGGTGTCCCCTTCGATCAGCCCGGCACTACCAACCTGCTCAAGATCGAAGCAGTTTAG
- a CDS encoding MBL fold metallo-hydrolase — protein MRLTFLGTGTSFGVPQIGCACAVCRSTDPRDRRTRSGAVVRTESGTILIDTPPELRLQLIAAGLSHVDAVLYTHEHADHVNGIDDLRMFSQRQRRPLPLYGPPETLERIRASFRYIFDDATPLYAGTSKPALELHALVPGEPTMVAGVDVLPLAFQHGHLRVFGYRCGDLAYITDVKEVPAPERERLRGVRVLVLNALWWRPHPTHLSIDEAIAVARDVGAERTYLTHLTHETAHADLEGKLPAGILPAYDGLTVEVP, from the coding sequence ATGCGGCTCACCTTTCTCGGCACGGGCACTTCGTTCGGGGTGCCCCAGATCGGATGCGCCTGCGCGGTGTGCCGCTCGACCGATCCGCGCGACCGGCGCACCCGGTCGGGCGCGGTGGTACGGACCGAGAGCGGCACCATCCTGATCGACACGCCGCCGGAGTTGCGCTTGCAGCTCATCGCGGCCGGCCTCTCGCACGTGGACGCGGTGCTCTACACCCACGAACACGCCGATCACGTGAACGGCATCGACGACCTGCGGATGTTTTCGCAGCGCCAGCGCCGGCCGCTGCCGCTCTACGGGCCGCCTGAAACGCTGGAGCGGATCAGGGCCTCCTTCCGCTACATCTTCGACGACGCGACGCCGCTCTACGCGGGCACCTCCAAGCCGGCGCTCGAGCTGCACGCGCTCGTGCCGGGCGAGCCCACGATGGTGGCGGGCGTCGATGTGCTGCCGCTCGCCTTCCAGCACGGGCACCTGCGGGTCTTCGGCTACCGGTGCGGCGATCTCGCGTACATCACCGACGTGAAGGAGGTGCCCGCGCCCGAGCGCGAGCGACTCCGCGGCGTGCGCGTGCTCGTGCTCAACGCGCTCTGGTGGCGCCCCCACCCGACCCACTTGAGCATCGACGAGGCGATCGCGGTGGCGCGCGACGTTGGCGCCGAGCGGACGTATCTCACGCATCTCACCCACGAAACCGCGCACGCCGATCTCGAGGGCAAGCTGCCGGCGGGCATCCTGCCCGCGTACGACGGGCTCACCGTGGAGGTCCCGTGA
- a CDS encoding glucose-6-phosphate isomerase — protein MIRFNYGRLLADGLDGEHGLPRAVLAELGQRFGAVQAEVRERRAAGDYGFYDLVAQDATVDEITRFAEGLGQAYDHVLVLGIGGSALGTKALLNALRAPAWNELDDEGRDFFPRLTVLENVDPTSVRAALDRIDPRRVLVNVISKSGGTAETMAQYLVVRGWLDETLGAAAYRHLVFTTDPARGALRELAGREGIATLPVPPGVGGRYSVLSPVGLLPAALVGIDIRALLDGARAALGRAEPDELLENAPALYAALLWAADTRLGARIHVLMPYSDRLRELAEWFRQLWAESLGKRVDRRGQTVHVGPTPVGAVGATDQHSQVQLFMEGPFDKVLTFVTVEDFGVDVPIPSRSDLPADLAYLPGHTLGELLHAEGAATSAALARMGKMNCTLRLPAVSPESVGELIMFFQIATGYAGVWYGVDPFDQPGVELGKRLTFAAMGRPGYAEEKGTGREASPTDEV, from the coding sequence GTGATCCGGTTCAACTATGGCCGCCTGCTGGCGGACGGGCTCGACGGCGAGCACGGGCTCCCGCGCGCGGTGCTCGCCGAGCTGGGCCAGCGCTTCGGCGCCGTGCAGGCAGAGGTGCGCGAGCGTCGCGCCGCGGGCGACTACGGCTTCTACGATCTCGTCGCACAGGACGCCACGGTGGACGAGATCACCCGCTTCGCGGAGGGTCTGGGCCAGGCGTACGATCACGTCCTCGTCCTCGGCATCGGCGGCTCGGCGCTCGGCACCAAGGCGCTGCTCAACGCACTGCGTGCCCCGGCCTGGAACGAGCTGGACGACGAGGGGCGCGACTTCTTTCCGCGCCTCACCGTGCTCGAGAACGTCGATCCTACATCGGTCCGCGCCGCGCTCGACCGGATCGATCCGCGCCGCGTGCTGGTGAACGTCATCAGCAAGTCGGGTGGGACCGCGGAGACGATGGCGCAGTATCTCGTCGTGCGCGGATGGCTCGACGAGACGCTCGGTGCCGCGGCGTACCGGCACCTCGTCTTCACGACCGATCCGGCGCGGGGCGCGCTGCGCGAGCTGGCGGGCCGCGAAGGCATCGCCACGCTGCCCGTGCCGCCGGGGGTGGGCGGGCGCTACAGCGTGCTCTCGCCGGTGGGCCTCCTGCCTGCGGCGCTCGTGGGCATCGACATCCGCGCGCTGCTCGACGGCGCGCGGGCGGCGCTTGGGCGCGCAGAGCCCGACGAGCTGCTCGAAAACGCACCCGCACTCTACGCTGCCCTCCTCTGGGCGGCCGACACGAGGCTCGGCGCGCGCATCCACGTGCTGATGCCGTATAGCGACCGGCTGCGCGAGCTCGCCGAATGGTTCCGGCAGCTCTGGGCAGAGAGCCTGGGCAAGCGGGTGGACCGGCGCGGCCAGACGGTACACGTGGGACCGACGCCGGTGGGCGCGGTGGGTGCCACCGACCAGCACAGCCAGGTGCAGCTCTTCATGGAAGGGCCGTTCGACAAGGTGCTGACATTCGTGACCGTAGAAGATTTCGGCGTCGACGTGCCGATCCCATCGCGGTCTGACCTGCCGGCCGACCTCGCATATCTCCCTGGCCACACGTTGGGCGAGTTGCTGCACGCCGAGGGCGCCGCCACCTCGGCGGCGCTCGCCCGAATGGGGAAGATGAACTGCACGCTCAGGCTGCCGGCCGTGTCGCCCGAAAGCGTGGGCGAGTTGATCATGTTCTTTCAGATCGCGACCGGGTACGCGGGCGTGTGGTACGGGGTGGACCCGTTCGACCAGCCGGGCGTCGAGTTGGGCAAGCGGCTCACGTTCGCTGCGATGGGTCGCCCGGGGTACGCGGAAGAGAAGGGCACCGGGCGCGAGGCCTCGCCGACCGACGAGGTCTGA
- a CDS encoding MBL fold metallo-hydrolase, producing the protein MRLTITRLVAVAGLVLALGATTSAAAHTSAPPAPSAARITILYDAFGGRAGLTRDWGFAALVEYGGKRILFDTGDNAAIFERNVRALKIDLRTLDFVVISHRHSDHIAGLAYLLKVNPRVTIYAPREGFGVFGSALPATFYRRNDSLPARMRYFDGEPADTLRFGQAWPDAHFVLVDSVTQIAPGFSIISTVSDKPGTLELREISLAVATPAGLVLLVGCSHPGIERIVQASAEVGPHVHMILGGLHLVTTPDDEIERIATALHDRWGIDRIAPGHCTGEPAFAALWRMFGARYVYAGLGTVIEAT; encoded by the coding sequence ATGCGCCTCACAATCACCCGCCTCGTGGCGGTCGCGGGGCTCGTGCTCGCGCTCGGCGCGACGACGTCGGCCGCCGCTCACACCAGCGCACCGCCGGCACCATCGGCCGCCCGCATCACCATCCTCTACGACGCCTTCGGCGGACGCGCGGGGCTCACCCGCGACTGGGGCTTTGCCGCGCTGGTCGAATACGGTGGCAAACGGATTCTGTTCGATACCGGCGACAATGCCGCCATCTTCGAGCGAAACGTGCGCGCGCTCAAGATCGACCTGCGCACGCTCGATTTCGTGGTGATCTCGCACCGACACAGCGATCACATCGCCGGGCTCGCCTATCTCCTCAAGGTGAACCCGCGCGTCACGATTTACGCGCCGAGGGAGGGATTCGGCGTGTTTGGGTCGGCGCTGCCGGCGACGTTCTACCGGCGGAACGATTCACTTCCCGCGCGCATGCGGTACTTCGACGGCGAGCCCGCTGACACGCTCCGGTTCGGCCAGGCATGGCCCGATGCGCACTTCGTTCTGGTCGACAGCGTGACCCAGATCGCACCAGGCTTCTCGATCATCTCGACCGTGTCCGACAAGCCGGGCACACTCGAATTGCGCGAGATTTCGCTCGCGGTGGCGACGCCGGCGGGGCTCGTCCTGCTGGTGGGCTGCTCGCACCCGGGCATCGAGCGAATCGTCCAGGCCTCGGCCGAGGTGGGCCCACACGTGCACATGATTTTGGGCGGACTGCACCTCGTGACGACGCCGGACGACGAAATTGAGCGGATCGCGACGGCATTGCACGACCGATGGGGCATCGATCGCATCGCCCCAGGCCACTGCACCGGTGAGCCAGCATTTGCGGCGCTCTGGCGCATGTTTGGCGCGCGGTACGTATATGCGGGGCTCGGTACGGTCATCGAGGCCACATAG